TGATTCCATGCTCTAGGTGCATGTTTAATACCATACAACGCCTTTTACAACTTATAAACTTTGTTCTCACTACCTTTCATCGCTGAATACGAAGGAGAGCAGTTGCTATTGACCTTAAACGATGAGCCACGTTGCTTTGAAGAAGGGAAGGAACTAAGGGAATGGATTCTTGCGTGTGAATATGAAATACGATCTATCACCAAGCTCGACGGCTGGAGTCTTGTCGTTCCACCACATGGAGTTAAACCTATCGGTCTTAAGTAAATATTCAAGATCAAACATAACGCAGATGGAAGCATAGTCAAATACAAAGCTCGACTAGTTGCCAAAGGATATATACAAGAGTATGGTATAGATTTTGAAGAAGTGTTTGTACCAGTGGCGCGAATCGAGACCATACGCCTACTAATTAATCTTGTTGCCGCAAACGGATGGGAGATTCACCATCTTGATGTCAAAACCGCGTTTCTACATAGAGAAGACAATGTATGTTTCTCAAGGCTTCGTGGTGAAAGGTAGTGAGAACAAAGTTTATAAGTTGAAAAAAGGCGTTGTATGGTCTTAAACAGGCACCTAGAGCATGAAATCACAAGTTCAACAAGTGGTTATTAGAGCTGAAGTTTGAGAGATGTTTGAAAGAACCATATGTCTATCGAAAGTCCGAGAATAGAGATCTTCTAATTGTTAATTGTTGATGTGTACGTGGATGATCTGTTTGTTACTGGAACGAGTATGAGGATGATTGAAGAGTTTAAAGGAGAGATGGCCAAGAGATTTGAGATGAGTGATTTAGGAAGGCTTACATACTATCTTGGTATTGAGGTAAAGCAACATGAAGAGGGTATAACCTTGAGTCAAATTCATTATGCTCTAAAGATACTTGAGGAAGCTGGAATGAGAGATTGCAACTCTGTTCACATACTTATGGAACCAGGGCTCAAGTTAGCCAAGTCTGAGACAAAGAGAGACATTGATGCGACTAACTACAAGAAGGTTATGGTGCTTTCTCTATATATTGCACACTAGACCAGACTTGTCTTATTGTATTGGAGTGCTGAGCAGAGAATCACATGGAGTAGCAATAAAACAATGCTTACACTATCTACAAGGTActactacgttcggcttgactTTTGGCCAATCAAAGGATACAACGAAGCTGGTTGGTTATAGTGATAGTAGTTATAATACGGATCCAGATGATGATAGAAGTACTACTGGTCACATCTTCTACCTCGGAAGGAGTCTAATAAGCTGGTGCAGTCAAAAACAGGATACACGGTGGCACTGTCGTCGTGTGAGGCTGAATTCATGGCTGGGACTGAAGCGGCCAGACAAGCGATTTTGTTGCAAGATTTTCTTGGTGAGATCATTGGAATCTCATACGAAGGTACTTTCATACAGATTGATAACAGGTCGGCGATTTCACTCACAAAGAACCTGGTGTTTCATGGACGAAGTAAACACATGCATTCAAGGTATCATTTTATAAGAGAATGTGTTGAAAAGAAACTACTTGAAGTTGAGCATGTACCGGGAAGTGAACAAAAGGCAGATATCTTAACAAAGGCATTGGGGTGAATCAAGTATAAAGAGATGAGAG
The nucleotide sequence above comes from Brassica napus cultivar Da-Ae chromosome A9, Da-Ae, whole genome shotgun sequence. Encoded proteins:
- the LOC125578034 gene encoding uncharacterized protein LOC125578034, which encodes MRMIEEFKGEMAKRFEMSDLGRLTYYLGIEVKQHEEGITLSQIHYALKILEEAGMRDCNSVHILMEPGLKLAKSETKRDIDATNYKKKYYWSHLLPRKESNKLVQSKTGYTVALSSCEAEFMAGTEAARQAILLQDFLGEIIGISYEGTFIQIDNRSAISLTKNLVFHGRSKHMHSRYHFIRECVEKKLLEVEHVPGSEQKADILTKALG